One region of Termitidicoccus mucosus genomic DNA includes:
- the cas1c gene encoding type I-C CRISPR-associated endonuclease Cas1c, which produces MSQLLQNTLYLLTPKLSVYRDGLALRIEQDRQLKLSLPIHNCESLLVFGPDIYVSPAAMRLCWENGASVCYFTEWGRLEARVEGIPQGSVHLRRIQHAAASDLVRTAEIARSFIAGKIHNTRWLLNRSARDAAETADAGALRSVSDILIRLLRQLPATADTDAARGIEGQAAALHFEVFGKHLRPQVRQKFPVDGRNRRPPRDTVNCVLSFLYALLRHDCVSALTATGLDPFVGYLHADRSGRESLALDLMEEFRPWAERQAITLLNRGELGSKDFAFREGGAVELTEAARKTLVGTYQTRKREETAHPLFKEKVRYGQLPFIQARVLARALREKTEYIPHLFT; this is translated from the coding sequence TTGTCCCAGCTCCTCCAAAACACCCTCTATCTCCTCACGCCCAAGCTCTCCGTTTATCGGGATGGACTTGCGCTCCGCATCGAGCAGGACCGCCAGCTCAAGCTCTCGCTTCCCATCCACAATTGCGAATCGCTGCTCGTGTTCGGCCCCGACATATATGTGTCGCCGGCCGCGATGCGGCTTTGCTGGGAAAACGGAGCCAGCGTTTGTTATTTCACCGAATGGGGGCGCCTTGAGGCCCGCGTTGAAGGCATCCCGCAAGGATCGGTCCACCTCCGGCGTATCCAGCACGCCGCGGCCTCCGACCTGGTTCGCACGGCGGAAATCGCGCGGTCGTTTATCGCGGGAAAAATCCACAATACCCGCTGGCTCCTCAACCGCAGCGCGCGCGATGCCGCCGAAACCGCGGATGCCGGCGCCCTGCGTTCCGTATCCGACATTTTGATACGTCTGCTGCGGCAACTCCCGGCGACGGCAGACACGGATGCCGCACGCGGGATCGAAGGGCAGGCTGCGGCGCTCCACTTCGAGGTGTTCGGGAAACACCTGCGCCCCCAAGTCAGGCAGAAATTTCCGGTGGACGGACGGAACCGCCGTCCGCCGCGCGATACGGTGAATTGCGTGCTGTCGTTTCTTTATGCGTTGCTGCGCCATGATTGTGTCTCGGCGCTGACTGCGACGGGACTCGATCCATTCGTCGGCTATTTGCATGCGGATCGCTCTGGCCGTGAATCACTGGCGCTCGACCTGATGGAGGAATTTCGTCCCTGGGCGGAGCGGCAGGCCATCACGCTGTTGAATCGAGGCGAACTGGGCTCCAAGGATTTTGCCTTTCGCGAAGGCGGGGCCGTGGAACTCACCGAGGCGGCGAGGAAAACGCTGGTCGGCACCTACCAGACCCGCAAACGCGAGGAAACGGCACATCCGCTGTTCAAGGAAAAAGTGCGCTATGGACAGTTGCCTTTTATCCAAGCGCGCGTGTTGGCCCGGGCCTTGCGGGAAAAAACCGAATATATTCCCCACCTGTTTACCTGA
- the cas2 gene encoding CRISPR-associated endonuclease Cas2, protein MFLLITYDVSMTDEKAGARRLRRVAKACTSYGTRVQKSVFEMQLGQTEWVALRARLLDEIDPARDSLRVYFIDQTSKTRIEHFGAGRPANLVEDTLAL, encoded by the coding sequence ATGTTTTTGCTCATCACGTATGATGTTTCCATGACCGACGAGAAGGCGGGCGCGCGACGTTTGAGGCGCGTGGCCAAGGCGTGCACCTCTTACGGGACGCGTGTGCAAAAATCGGTCTTCGAGATGCAGCTTGGCCAGACAGAGTGGGTCGCATTGCGGGCTCGGCTGCTGGACGAAATCGATCCCGCGCGGGATTCGTTGCGGGTGTATTTTATCGACCAGACGAGCAAAACCCGCATAGAGCATTTTGGTGCCGGGCGACCGGCGAATCTGGTCGAGGACACGCTGGCATTGTGA
- a CDS encoding anthranilate synthase component II, with translation MLLVIDNFDSFTYNLVQYFGQLGVEQRVFRNNEITPAEALALNPDRVLLSPGPCSPSEAGVTLDIIAAFAGKKPLFGVCLGHQSIGQYFGGRVVRAERLMHGKTSPILHKDTDVFRGLPQGFPATRYHSLLVERATLPDCLEITAETAEGEIMGLRHKTLPIWGVQFHPESIATEGGMRMLENFLALN, from the coding sequence GTGCTCCTCGTCATCGACAACTTCGACTCGTTTACTTACAACCTCGTCCAGTATTTCGGGCAGCTCGGCGTGGAGCAGCGCGTGTTTCGCAACAACGAAATCACGCCGGCGGAGGCGCTTGCGCTGAATCCCGATCGGGTGCTGCTTTCGCCCGGTCCGTGCTCGCCGAGCGAGGCGGGGGTCACGCTCGACATCATCGCGGCCTTTGCGGGGAAGAAACCGCTGTTCGGCGTCTGCCTCGGGCACCAGTCGATCGGCCAGTATTTTGGCGGGCGGGTGGTGCGCGCGGAGCGCCTGATGCACGGGAAAACCTCGCCCATCCTGCACAAGGACACCGATGTGTTCCGGGGACTGCCGCAGGGGTTTCCGGCGACGCGTTATCATTCGCTGCTGGTCGAGCGGGCGACGCTGCCCGACTGCCTCGAAATCACTGCGGAGACCGCCGAAGGGGAGATCATGGGCCTGCGCCACAAGACGCTTCCGATCTGGGGCGTGCAATTCCACCCCGAATCCATCGCCACCGAAGGAGGGATGAGGATGCTGGAAAATTTTTTGGCGCTGAATTGA
- a CDS encoding dihydropteroate synthase: protein MSPPSSAPASITSPTPLDWQSPHGRPLPTGIDPAGLRTLVMAVLNVTPDSFSDGGQFHSTQAVVDRAGMLLGEGADLLDVGGESTRPGHMPVGEAEEQERVLPVIEALRKAFPATPISIDTHRAAVARAAIRAGADIINDIWGGMSGMDAAAWRAWREAGTGNAGANPKSLPSEARSPTIPSERSEKPGNPNSTGTPAAAATPPISPMARVMAEARCPVILMHNRMSGRDYTGFWPDVLLDLRASIAMTRAAGVAENQIWLDPGFGFAKDAAENLEVLRHLGRIAALGHPVLLGTSRKSTIGRVLDEPIPAQRGAGTAATLVWGVQQGARMVRVHDVADMQPFLRMADAIRSGLAWRKASPSV from the coding sequence ATGAGTCCTCCCTCATCAGCGCCAGCATCCATCACCTCCCCCACCCCGCTCGATTGGCAAAGCCCGCACGGACGTCCGCTGCCGACGGGCATCGACCCGGCGGGCTTGCGCACGCTGGTCATGGCGGTCCTGAACGTGACCCCCGACTCGTTTTCCGACGGCGGGCAATTTCACTCCACCCAGGCGGTGGTTGATCGCGCCGGCATGCTGCTCGGGGAGGGCGCCGACCTGCTCGATGTCGGCGGCGAATCCACCCGGCCCGGCCACATGCCGGTCGGCGAGGCCGAGGAGCAAGAGCGCGTCCTGCCTGTGATCGAGGCGCTGCGCAAGGCCTTCCCGGCAACGCCCATCTCCATCGACACCCATCGGGCGGCCGTTGCCCGCGCTGCGATCCGTGCCGGGGCCGACATTATCAATGACATCTGGGGCGGCATGTCCGGCATGGATGCCGCCGCCTGGCGGGCATGGCGCGAAGCCGGCACCGGCAATGCCGGTGCAAATCCCAAATCCCTTCCGAGCGAAGCGAGAAGCCCGACAATCCCTTCCGAGCGAAGCGAGAAACCTGGCAATCCCAACAGCACCGGCACCCCCGCAGCCGCGGCCACGCCACCGATTTCGCCCATGGCCCGCGTGATGGCCGAAGCGCGCTGTCCCGTCATCCTGATGCACAACCGCATGTCGGGACGCGACTACACCGGCTTCTGGCCGGATGTGCTGCTCGACCTCCGCGCCAGCATCGCCATGACGCGCGCGGCGGGCGTGGCGGAAAACCAGATCTGGCTCGATCCCGGCTTCGGCTTCGCCAAGGACGCCGCCGAAAACCTGGAGGTGCTCAGGCATCTCGGCCGCATCGCCGCGCTTGGCCATCCCGTGCTGCTCGGCACGTCGCGCAAATCGACCATCGGGCGCGTGTTGGACGAGCCGATACCGGCGCAGCGCGGCGCGGGCACCGCCGCCACGCTCGTGTGGGGCGTGCAGCAGGGCGCGCGCATGGTGCGTGTCCACGACGTCGCCGATATGCAGCCCTTTCTCCGCATGGCCGACGCCATCCGCTCCGGGCTGGCATGGCGGAAGGCTTCGCCTTCAGTTTAA
- the folB gene encoding dihydroneopterin aldolase: MHDSLTLSRMRFNACHGVLASEQKQPQPWEVTARLELPLADAGRSDELDRSIDYRDIHAAVRAVMEGPPRKLAETLAEAIASALLTRFPAVRAVEVEVCKTHPPVDFAFAGLLVRIRRERQ; this comes from the coding sequence ATGCACGATTCGCTCACACTTTCCCGCATGCGCTTCAACGCCTGTCACGGCGTGCTGGCATCGGAGCAAAAACAGCCGCAGCCCTGGGAGGTCACGGCGCGGCTCGAACTGCCGCTCGCCGACGCGGGCCGGAGCGACGAACTGGACCGGAGCATCGACTACCGCGACATCCATGCGGCGGTGCGCGCCGTGATGGAAGGTCCGCCGCGCAAACTCGCCGAGACGCTGGCGGAGGCCATCGCCTCCGCGCTGCTCACGCGTTTCCCCGCCGTGCGCGCCGTGGAGGTCGAGGTATGCAAAACGCATCCGCCCGTCGATTTCGCCTTCGCTGGTCTGCTCGTGCGGATTCGCCGCGAACGGCAATGA
- the folK gene encoding 2-amino-4-hydroxy-6-hydroxymethyldihydropteridine diphosphokinase, with amino-acid sequence MSATRQAFISAGSNLGDRAETLRAAMAVLARTPGIARAESSPIYKTAPVDVLDQPAFLNLAAGIETTLAPEALLSRLQEIESQFGRARNPSRPRGPRTLDLDLLLYEGETRSTPQLILPHPRMWRRAFVLVPLRELVETHAGWMRGEAWAETRKQLNALVRDPVIAAQRIAIARGRALAKSPRRDSSRS; translated from the coding sequence ATGAGCGCCACCCGTCAGGCCTTTATCAGCGCCGGCTCGAATCTCGGCGATCGCGCGGAAACCCTGCGCGCCGCGATGGCGGTTTTGGCGCGCACGCCTGGAATCGCGCGCGCCGAATCGTCCCCCATCTACAAAACCGCCCCTGTGGATGTCCTCGACCAGCCCGCGTTTCTGAACCTCGCCGCCGGAATCGAAACCACCCTCGCGCCCGAAGCACTGCTGTCCCGCCTGCAAGAAATCGAAAGCCAGTTCGGCCGCGCGCGCAATCCGTCGCGCCCACGCGGCCCGCGCACGCTCGACCTGGATCTGCTGCTTTACGAGGGTGAAACCCGCTCTACCCCGCAGCTCATCCTGCCCCACCCGCGCATGTGGCGGCGCGCTTTTGTGCTGGTGCCGCTGCGGGAATTGGTGGAAACGCACGCGGGCTGGATGCGCGGCGAAGCGTGGGCGGAAACGCGCAAACAACTCAACGCCCTGGTCCGCGATCCCGTCATCGCCGCGCAACGCATTGCGATTGCGCGCGGCCGTGCGCTTGCAAAATCACCACGGCGCGACAGCTCCCGTTCGTAA
- the tgt gene encoding tRNA guanosine(34) transglycosylase Tgt: MPDHFQLLATDTAGGTAARRGRLRTRHGVIETPIFMPVGTQGTVKAVTPAQLREIGAQIILGNTYHLNLRPTSELIRDLGGLHTFMGWDGPILTDSGGFQVFSLAKLRDIREDGIAFQSHVDGAKLFLGPREVMAIQQNLGSDIAMVIDECPPWPCERDACARAVGRSLRWAKQCRDIAADSGFLAAGHHVFAIAQGSTFDDLRREAAESLAALDFPGYAVGGVSVGEPEPEMLKQVGATTPFLPADKPRYTMGLGTPPQMLKMIALGVDMFDCVMPTRVARNGLAFTPDGPINLRNEKYRADPRPICEGLDNYTARFSRAYLRHLATTNEMLGGTLLSMHNLHFFLDLMAQARAHIEAGDYAGWHRAWIARYEAGAAERTAK; encoded by the coding sequence ATGCCCGACCACTTCCAACTCCTCGCCACCGATACCGCCGGCGGCACCGCCGCGCGGCGCGGACGCCTCCGCACGCGGCACGGCGTCATCGAGACCCCCATCTTCATGCCCGTCGGCACGCAGGGCACGGTGAAGGCGGTCACGCCCGCGCAGCTCCGCGAGATCGGCGCGCAGATCATCCTCGGCAACACCTACCACCTCAACCTCCGCCCGACCAGCGAGCTCATCCGCGACTTGGGCGGCCTGCACACATTCATGGGCTGGGACGGCCCCATCCTCACCGACAGCGGAGGTTTTCAGGTTTTCAGCCTCGCGAAGCTGCGCGACATCCGCGAGGACGGCATCGCCTTCCAGTCGCATGTGGACGGCGCGAAGCTTTTTCTCGGCCCGCGCGAGGTCATGGCCATCCAGCAAAACCTCGGCAGCGACATCGCCATGGTCATCGACGAATGCCCGCCCTGGCCCTGCGAACGCGACGCCTGCGCGCGCGCCGTCGGGCGCAGCCTCCGCTGGGCGAAGCAATGCCGCGACATCGCCGCCGACAGCGGCTTCCTCGCCGCCGGGCACCATGTGTTCGCCATCGCGCAGGGCTCCACCTTCGACGACCTCCGCCGCGAGGCCGCCGAGTCGCTGGCCGCGCTCGATTTTCCCGGCTACGCCGTCGGCGGCGTGAGCGTCGGCGAACCCGAGCCGGAAATGCTCAAGCAGGTCGGCGCGACCACGCCGTTTCTTCCCGCGGACAAGCCGCGCTACACCATGGGCCTCGGCACGCCGCCGCAGATGCTGAAAATGATCGCGCTCGGCGTGGACATGTTCGACTGCGTGATGCCCACGCGCGTCGCGCGCAACGGCCTCGCCTTCACGCCCGACGGCCCCATCAACCTGCGCAACGAAAAATACCGCGCCGACCCGCGCCCGATTTGCGAGGGTCTGGACAACTACACCGCGCGCTTCTCGCGCGCCTATCTGCGCCACCTCGCCACGACCAACGAGATGCTCGGCGGCACGCTCCTCTCGATGCACAACCTGCATTTCTTCCTCGACCTCATGGCGCAGGCCCGCGCGCACATCGAGGCCGGCGACTACGCCGGCTGGCACCGCGCGTGGATCGCGCGCTACGAGGCCGGAGCCGCTGAACGCACGGCAAAATAA
- a CDS encoding LysE family translocator — MQTFLLIAGAHFLALISPGQDFFLLVRTALRNGFGVGARAASGIAAANAVWIALALWGVSHVRGWENIMFWLKTGGALFLIYLGWRFLRAKPVDASRLDGSTEEESGAIGRTGAHGPAGGFAKPKPFLIGLASGLGNPKNGLFYTGLFSLGVEAGASWFVQIGYGAWMVSVVLVWDLLIARLISHPGVRSRLPRWQHRVEQVAGGLLVAIGVGLLAR, encoded by the coding sequence GTGCAAACCTTTCTGCTCATCGCCGGCGCGCACTTCCTCGCACTCATCAGCCCCGGGCAGGATTTTTTCCTGCTCGTGCGGACCGCGCTGCGCAACGGGTTTGGCGTCGGCGCCCGCGCGGCGTCGGGCATCGCTGCCGCCAATGCCGTCTGGATCGCGCTCGCGCTCTGGGGCGTGAGCCATGTTCGCGGCTGGGAGAACATCATGTTCTGGCTCAAGACCGGCGGCGCGCTGTTTTTGATTTATCTGGGCTGGCGCTTTTTGCGCGCGAAACCAGTCGATGCGTCGCGATTGGACGGCTCAACCGAGGAAGAGTCCGGCGCGATTGGGCGCACGGGCGCGCATGGGCCCGCCGGCGGTTTTGCGAAGCCGAAGCCATTTCTGATCGGGTTGGCCTCGGGGCTGGGGAATCCGAAAAACGGGCTGTTCTACACGGGTTTGTTTTCGCTCGGCGTGGAAGCGGGCGCGTCGTGGTTCGTCCAGATTGGCTACGGCGCCTGGATGGTTTCGGTGGTATTGGTTTGGGATTTGCTGATCGCGCGACTGATCTCGCACCCGGGCGTGAGGAGCCGTCTTCCGCGCTGGCAGCATCGCGTGGAACAGGTCGCAGGCGGGCTGCTTGTCGCGATAGGCGTGGGATTGCTGGCGCGGTGA
- a CDS encoding AraC family transcriptional regulator: protein MHEDGNRRGVTQRIRHGGRGWELRETSRASAGYAPHVHDTFSLGQILGGRSRCLIGGRTRRIAAGACVWVRAGEVHACNPRPGAPWSYRMLHIDLAWLCAQGVSEPHSGVSASRALWLDYEALARRVFEDAPRAETEAAMLRLVRRLAPEWDRTDKPGRAEPDDPAALRRVREYIEAHACETLALDELAVLAGTTPWRLLRDFQRHHGITPHALQLCLRANRARRWLREGMTPCDAALAAGFADQSHLTRMFKRYVALTPGAYRRALTR, encoded by the coding sequence ATGCACGAGGATGGAAACCGGCGCGGTGTCACGCAGCGCATCCGCCACGGCGGCAGGGGCTGGGAGTTGCGGGAAACATCGCGCGCTTCCGCCGGTTACGCGCCGCACGTGCATGACACGTTTTCGCTCGGGCAGATCCTTGGCGGCCGCAGCCGTTGTCTGATCGGCGGGAGGACGCGGCGCATCGCCGCGGGCGCGTGCGTGTGGGTGCGCGCGGGCGAGGTCCACGCGTGCAATCCCCGGCCCGGCGCGCCGTGGAGTTACCGCATGCTGCACATCGACCTGGCCTGGCTGTGCGCGCAAGGCGTGTCCGAACCGCATTCCGGTGTGTCGGCCAGCCGCGCGCTCTGGCTCGATTACGAGGCGCTCGCGCGTCGCGTTTTCGAGGATGCGCCGCGCGCGGAAACCGAGGCGGCGATGCTGCGGCTGGTGCGCCGGCTCGCGCCGGAGTGGGACCGGACTGACAAGCCCGGGCGCGCGGAGCCGGATGACCCCGCCGCGTTGCGTCGCGTGCGCGAATACATCGAGGCGCATGCGTGCGAAACCCTCGCGCTCGACGAACTGGCCGTGCTTGCGGGGACGACGCCGTGGCGGTTGCTGCGTGATTTCCAGCGGCACCACGGCATCACGCCGCACGCGCTTCAACTCTGCCTGCGCGCCAATCGCGCGCGCCGCTGGCTGCGCGAAGGCATGACGCCCTGCGATGCGGCGCTCGCCGCGGGTTTCGCCGACCAGAGCCATCTCACGCGCATGTTCAAACGCTACGTCGCACTCACGCCGGGCGCGTATCGCCGGGCGCTGACGAGGTGA
- the folE2 gene encoding GTP cyclohydrolase FolE2, whose translation MYLHQAADGPAPRIARGYDAAFKPDAAYRASLPDLMGAGGPIEGAAVGIQQVGVSNFRLPLRFAARRGGPVTLEASVSGSVSLDAHLKGINMSRVVRSFYEHQDQVCTPELLERILKKYLRAVGSREARLRVAFSFPLRQESLRSGLEGWQYYRVVFEASLSAGTKARRFVEFDFVYSSACPCSAELAEHARDRRGVYAVGHSQRSKARLRVELAPGRRLAVEDLHAHCRAALRTETQVMVKREDEQAFAELNGAHLKFVEDAARLVYARLDADARIRDFRVVCAHFESLHSHDAVSVICKGAPGGMTAEFMEFETLAG comes from the coding sequence ATGTATCTGCACCAGGCCGCCGACGGCCCGGCGCCGAGGATCGCCCGCGGCTACGACGCGGCGTTCAAGCCCGACGCGGCGTATCGCGCGTCGCTGCCGGACTTGATGGGCGCGGGCGGGCCGATCGAGGGCGCGGCGGTGGGCATCCAGCAGGTCGGCGTGTCCAATTTCCGGCTGCCGCTGCGCTTCGCGGCGCGGCGCGGCGGGCCCGTGACGCTGGAGGCGTCGGTGAGCGGGAGCGTGTCGCTCGACGCGCACCTGAAGGGCATCAACATGAGCCGCGTGGTGCGCTCGTTCTACGAGCATCAGGATCAGGTGTGCACCCCGGAGCTGCTGGAGCGGATTTTGAAAAAATACCTGCGCGCGGTCGGCTCGCGGGAAGCGCGGCTGCGCGTGGCGTTTTCGTTTCCGCTGCGGCAGGAAAGCCTGCGCAGCGGGCTGGAGGGCTGGCAGTATTACCGCGTGGTGTTCGAGGCGTCGCTGTCGGCGGGGACAAAGGCGCGGCGCTTCGTGGAGTTCGATTTTGTCTATTCCTCGGCCTGCCCGTGCTCGGCGGAGCTGGCGGAGCACGCGCGCGACCGGCGCGGCGTGTATGCGGTGGGGCACAGCCAGCGCTCGAAGGCGCGCCTGCGCGTGGAACTCGCGCCGGGGCGGCGGCTCGCGGTGGAAGATTTGCACGCGCACTGCCGGGCGGCGCTGCGCACGGAGACACAGGTGATGGTGAAGCGCGAGGACGAGCAGGCGTTTGCCGAGCTCAACGGCGCGCATCTGAAATTCGTCGAGGACGCGGCGCGGCTGGTTTACGCGCGGCTCGACGCCGACGCGCGCATCCGGGATTTCCGCGTGGTGTGCGCGCATTTCGAGTCGCTGCACTCGCACGACGCGGTGAGCGTGATCTGCAAGGGCGCGCCCGGCGGCATGACGGCCGAATTCATGGAGTTCGAAACACTGGCGGGGTGA
- a CDS encoding efflux RND transporter periplasmic adaptor subunit, giving the protein MSASAKTVALILLLTALAAGSAGYFIALRTAPSHAASSATAAARKIKFYQSPMHPWIKSDRPGKCTICGMDLAPVYEGEEGFDSGGSGLVTLTPATAAVIGVETSPVTRGPLARTLRVTGVLDDDETLHRVLSAQLPGRIEKLHINTIGAAVAPGAPLVTLYSPEMLSAQRQYVERLRAGAIAFTASELADARERLLSLGLAEPDVVALERSLQPSAVFTLHAPAAGTIITRHAYEGQWVQTNDQLFEIGDFSHLWFVFDAYEADLPWLRAGQPVDVSTPSLPGEVFTAPIDFIDPNLDPATRAARVRVVLDNTARRFLHRQTAYGLVRLSSPDTLLVPRTAVVFTRAEPVVYLDKTGGAYEPRPVKLGSAGDTHYAVLSGLREGDRVVTQGALLIDGQAQLAQSAAAADGGKSQETNPKSQKNSKDDDAGGHAAHASAADISALTPLVLASADASAALAADDLARYRQLLPALHTALASYIDTAPDAKNGPLAQFTSGLKPGPTLAEARAAYEVFSTALADLARAAHLHHSGLVTIYQCPMTPVLGTGRWVQRPESPGLRNPFFGSAMLECGEKIE; this is encoded by the coding sequence ATGTCCGCCTCCGCCAAAACCGTCGCCCTCATCCTCCTCCTCACCGCCCTCGCCGCCGGCTCCGCGGGTTATTTCATCGCCCTCAGGACCGCGCCCTCGCACGCCGCCTCCTCCGCGACCGCCGCCGCGCGCAAAATCAAGTTCTACCAGTCGCCGATGCACCCGTGGATCAAATCCGACCGCCCCGGGAAATGCACCATTTGCGGCATGGATCTCGCTCCCGTTTACGAAGGCGAGGAGGGCTTCGACTCCGGCGGCAGCGGCCTCGTCACGCTCACGCCCGCGACCGCCGCGGTCATCGGCGTGGAGACCTCGCCCGTCACGCGCGGCCCGCTCGCGCGTACGCTCCGCGTCACCGGCGTGCTCGACGACGACGAGACCCTTCACCGCGTCCTCAGCGCACAACTCCCCGGCCGCATCGAAAAGCTTCACATCAACACCATCGGCGCCGCCGTCGCGCCCGGCGCGCCGCTCGTCACGCTCTACAGCCCCGAAATGCTCAGCGCGCAGCGCCAGTATGTCGAGCGCCTGCGCGCCGGCGCCATCGCGTTCACCGCCTCGGAGCTGGCCGACGCCCGCGAGCGCCTCCTTTCCCTCGGCCTTGCCGAGCCCGATGTCGTCGCCCTCGAGCGCAGCCTGCAACCCTCGGCCGTCTTCACGCTGCACGCCCCCGCCGCCGGCACCATCATCACCCGCCACGCCTACGAAGGCCAGTGGGTGCAGACCAACGACCAGCTCTTCGAAATCGGCGACTTCTCGCATCTCTGGTTTGTGTTCGACGCCTACGAGGCCGACCTCCCCTGGCTGCGCGCCGGCCAGCCTGTCGATGTATCCACGCCATCACTACCCGGCGAGGTCTTCACCGCGCCCATCGACTTCATCGATCCCAATCTCGATCCCGCCACCCGCGCCGCCCGCGTGCGCGTCGTCCTCGACAACACCGCCCGCCGCTTCCTCCATCGCCAGACCGCCTACGGCCTCGTGCGCCTTTCCTCGCCCGACACGCTCCTCGTGCCGCGCACCGCGGTGGTCTTCACCCGCGCCGAGCCCGTCGTTTACCTCGACAAGACCGGCGGCGCTTACGAACCCCGCCCCGTGAAACTCGGCTCTGCGGGCGACACCCACTACGCCGTCCTCTCCGGCCTGCGCGAAGGCGACCGCGTCGTCACCCAGGGCGCGCTCCTCATCGACGGCCAGGCCCAGCTCGCGCAAAGCGCCGCGGCCGCCGATGGCGGCAAATCCCAGGAAACAAATCCCAAATCCCAAAAAAATTCCAAAGACGACGACGCTGGCGGACACGCCGCGCATGCGTCCGCCGCCGACATCAGCGCGCTCACTCCGCTCGTGCTCGCCTCCGCCGACGCCTCTGCCGCGCTCGCGGCCGACGACCTCGCCCGCTACCGGCAGCTCCTTCCCGCGCTCCACACCGCCCTCGCCTCCTACATCGACACCGCGCCCGACGCGAAAAACGGTCCGCTGGCCCAATTCACTTCCGGCCTGAAACCCGGCCCCACCCTCGCCGAGGCCCGCGCCGCCTACGAGGTCTTCAGCACCGCGCTGGCCGATCTCGCCCGCGCCGCGCACCTGCACCACAGCGGCCTCGTCACCATTTATCAGTGCCCGATGACGCCCGTCCTCGGCACCGGCCGCTGGGTGCAGCGCCCCGAATCCCCCGGCCTTCGCAATCCCTTCTTCGGCTCCGCCATGCTCGAATGCGGGGAGAAAATAGAATGA